One Bacteroidia bacterium genomic region harbors:
- a CDS encoding DUF488 domain-containing protein has product MFYRRKVILALLQIFEGTIDKISLQKLLFLFTQRQAKAEYDFIPYKFGCYSYSANADLTAMVSKGILTDLEKAYKSNETTDYFNTLKADDKKLMLYVKDQYGKMKANALMKHTYLNFPYWAINSIKAQEILNPEQLKKVNDSRPKSEATILFTIGYEGISLEEYLNRLLKNDVKILVDVRNNPLSMKYGFSKSQLQRFCNSLGIEYVHYPEVGIQSEQRQELNTQADYDKLFAVYRKNNLTQTTSSQVKILNLLKEKKRIALTCFEANICQCHRKHLAEAIENLPDFDYEVKHI; this is encoded by the coding sequence ATGTTTTACAGAAGAAAAGTTATATTAGCCTTGTTGCAAATTTTTGAGGGAACGATTGATAAAATCAGCCTACAGAAGCTACTTTTCCTGTTTACCCAACGTCAAGCCAAAGCCGAATACGATTTTATCCCATACAAGTTTGGCTGTTATTCCTATTCTGCTAATGCCGATTTAACTGCTATGGTTAGCAAAGGAATACTAACCGACCTTGAAAAAGCATATAAGAGTAATGAAACAACAGACTATTTTAACACACTAAAAGCGGATGACAAAAAGTTGATGCTGTATGTGAAAGATCAATACGGAAAAATGAAAGCGAATGCTTTAATGAAGCATACTTATTTAAATTTTCCGTATTGGGCGATAAATAGCATAAAAGCACAGGAAATTTTAAATCCTGAACAGTTAAAAAAAGTAAATGATAGCCGTCCAAAAAGTGAAGCAACAATTTTATTTACAATCGGTTATGAGGGCATTTCGTTAGAAGAATACTTAAACAGGTTGCTTAAAAATGATGTGAAAATTTTGGTGGACGTTCGCAACAATCCGTTGAGTATGAAGTACGGTTTTAGCAAAAGCCAATTACAACGCTTTTGCAACAGTTTGGGGATTGAATATGTGCATTATCCCGAAGTAGGCATACAATCTGAGCAACGACAAGAACTAAACACACAAGCCGACTACGATAAATTGTTTGCTGTTTATCGCAAAAATAATTTAACACAAACAACATCTTCACAAGTGAAAATTTTGAACTTGCTGAAAGAAAAAAAACGCATTGCTTTGACTTGTTTTGAAGCAAACATTTGCCAATGCCATCGCAAACATTTAGCAGAAGCTATTGAGAACTTGCCTGACTTTGATTACGAAGTAAAACACATTTGA